Proteins found in one Streptomyces diastaticus subsp. diastaticus genomic segment:
- a CDS encoding ATP-dependent DNA ligase gives MLKPPIAPMRAEARPTLPAAGAPASLYWQQKLDGYRVLAFLRSGHFHLQSRTGADLTAHFPELQAAADVGMDLVLDGELVVLQGGRLDFAALQQRSRLTGYRASSASRSTPAHVVAFDLLEADGEVLMDRPYRERWARLEALVAEGVLGGRWALVGSTTERDRALAWMDPDWGRVGVEGVVVKPAGGRYRAGKGGWWKVRARESTEGVVGAVTGPVSAPDTLLLGRWDAEARFRMIARTTPLSATARREVGARLTAAGDDHPWHGVTFSAGWGTRMPLPHVPVEPVLVAEVAADASVDDAGRYRHPVRFLRLRDDIGPDSVPPLP, from the coding sequence GTGCTGAAGCCTCCGATCGCCCCGATGCGCGCCGAGGCGCGGCCCACGCTTCCCGCAGCGGGCGCGCCAGCCAGCCTGTACTGGCAGCAGAAGCTCGACGGGTACCGGGTCCTTGCCTTCCTCCGCAGCGGGCACTTTCACCTCCAGTCCCGCACCGGAGCAGACCTCACCGCGCACTTCCCCGAGCTCCAGGCCGCCGCCGACGTCGGCATGGACCTGGTCCTAGACGGCGAACTCGTTGTGCTCCAAGGGGGGAGGCTGGACTTTGCGGCCTTGCAGCAGCGGTCCCGGCTGACGGGCTATCGCGCCAGCTCGGCCAGCCGGTCTACGCCTGCGCACGTCGTTGCCTTCGACCTGCTGGAGGCCGACGGAGAGGTACTGATGGACCGCCCATACCGGGAGCGGTGGGCGCGCCTGGAGGCGCTCGTCGCCGAGGGGGTGCTGGGCGGCCGCTGGGCTCTGGTGGGGTCGACGACGGAGCGGGACCGGGCGCTGGCCTGGATGGACCCGGACTGGGGGCGGGTCGGTGTCGAGGGGGTGGTGGTGAAGCCGGCCGGCGGGCGGTACCGGGCTGGCAAGGGCGGCTGGTGGAAGGTGCGGGCGCGGGAGTCCACCGAGGGCGTGGTGGGCGCGGTGACCGGGCCCGTCTCGGCGCCGGACACCCTGCTGCTCGGCCGCTGGGACGCCGAGGCGCGCTTCCGGATGATCGCCCGGACGACACCGCTCTCGGCCACCGCCCGCCGCGAGGTCGGCGCCCGCCTCACAGCGGCCGGCGACGACCACCCGTGGCACGGCGTGACGTTCTCGGCCGGCTGGGGGACGCGCATGCCTCTGCCGCACGTCCCCGTCGAACCGGTCCTCGTCGCCGAGGTCGCCGCCGACGCCTCGGTGGACGACGCAGGCCGGTATCGGCACCCGGTGCGTTTCCTCCGGCTCCGCGACGACATCGGTCCGGACTCTGTTCCGCCCCTCCCCTGA